One Spirochaetota bacterium genomic window, AAAATCGTGGGTTGATGTGTGCCCGGCAAAGCCTAAATGTTTTTTCCGCTGGCGCACTATCTCATGAATGATAGCGGTTGGGATACGGTTTGCGCCAAAACCACCGATAGCAATGTAATCACCATCTTTAATCATATCCCGCACCACATCCTTAACATTAGCCAGCTTTGGCTTCATGGAACGTGATTTATTCCTGAAAAAAGCACGTGCATGATCGGGATCCGGATCAGTAAATAATTCATTTTTACCGGATAAAAGTTCTTCTCTCATATCACTATCGTGTACACTCATTGCCATAGTTTCCTCCTTTAGTAAATTAAACATCAAAACATTATAATGTTGGTTGAACATACAATCAAATATAATCGTTTTTAAGCAACTTGTACAGTTTTCGCATCCTCCTCATACAGTGAGTCAATGATGGGTTTATACTTTTCCTGAACAACCTTACGTTTCACTTTCAGTGTTGCAGTTAGTTCTCCAGTTTCTTTTGAAAATTCACTTCTTATTATCCCTACCTTTTTGACTGTTTCATACCGTGCTAACTTTTGATTGCACTTCTCAATGTGTTCTTCCACTATCTTCTGGAACTGTTCATTTTCTAGCAGATCATTAAAACTTGTAAATGAAATGCCTTTTTCCCTTGCAACATGTTCAGCCTGCTCCTGGCTGATATTAACCAGTGCTGTTAAATATTTTCGCTTATCACCAATAACTATCGCTTGTGTAAACAATGGATCTGACTTAATAAGATTTTCAATCTTCTGCGGTGCTACATTTTTACCGCCTGATGTAATAATCAAATCTTTCTTTCTGTCAGTAATCATCAAAAATCCTGCATCATCAAATACACCAATATCGCCACTCATAAAATAGCCATCAGGGGTAAACGATTCTTTAGTTTCTTCAGGCATCTTCCAGTATCCTTTAAACACATTGTCACCTTTTATAAGGATCTCGCCATCATCAGCTATTTTAATATCAACACCCGGTAAAGGCCTCCCTACTGTTCCAATTCGGTAATCAGCAATATTACTCATGGTAGCCGGTGCACAGCATTCGGTCATGCCATAGCCTTCTATAACCATAATGCCTGCCGAGTTAAAGAACAAAATTATTTCTCGCGCGGTTGGAGCGCCTGATGCTGTCATCCAGCGAACTCTGCCACCCAATGCGTTTTGTAATTTCTTAAATATGATAGCATACGCTATTTTATATTTTAATTTCAGCAATAATCCTGGTTTCTTCTTCTGTTCACGCAAGGTGCTTATCTTATTACCAACTTTCTGTCCCCAGTAAAATACTTTTTGTTTGAATGGAGACTGTTCCTGAACCTGAGAAATAATCCGCTGGTAAACCTTTTCCAGTACGCGGGGTACAGCCAGCACCACCGTTGGCCGTTTTTCCTGAATGTCCTGTAAGATAGTATCTAAACTTTCTGCATACGATGCAGTGATACCCACATACATTCCGTAAAAATGCCCAGCTATTCTTTCAAACACATGACTCAATGGCAAAAATGGAACTGTCTGATCAGTATCATACGCATAATGTGGCTCAATTTTGTGCAATGCCATGACTACAGCCATAATGTTTTTATGGGTAATCATTGCGCCCTTTGGCACACCCGTTGTCCCGGAAGTATAGACTATTGTTGCAAGGTCATCCTGTGTTACTGCATCTGCCAGTTCTTTAAATTTACCAGGATTAGCATCATACAATTTTTTGCCACTTTCAAGTAATTCAGCAAAGCTCATTACTAGCGGATTTGCACCAACCCCTTCCATATCAATTACTATAATCTTTTGCAATCCCGGATAACGTTTTGCAGTGTATAATCCCTTTTTTAATTGTAGATTGTTTTCCACAACCATAAACTTTGATTCCGAATGGGAAACAATATACTCAACCTCTTCATCTATCAATGTGGGATAGATAGGCACTATACATCCTCCAGCACCCAATACACCCATATCAGTGTACAGCCACTCTAATCTATTTTCCGATAGCAATGAAACCCTATCGCCTTTTTTGAGCCCCATATCATACAATGCCAGTCCAACATATGCAGCGCGTTTATAATAATCTTCCCATGAGGCACTTTCCCACCTGCCTTTTAATTTCTTCTCAATTGCTATTCGTGGTCCATATTTTTTAGCTCTATTCTCAAAAACCTGATTAATTGTTTTTTCTTCCATAACATCCTCCAAATTATATTAACAATGCTTGAATTGGGGTTTTCGTTTTTCTAAAAACGCCTCAATCCCTTCTTTTTTGTCATGTGTCTCTGCAATCTTTCCAAACAATGTGCTTTCAAGCTTCAAACCTTCTTCAAGGCTTAGTTTGCTTCCTTTCATCACTGCTTCCACAATAGCCCTTACTGCCACCTGTCCTTTTTTTGCAATTGATGACGCAATTTTTAAACCTTCTTCCATTAACGTTTCTGCCGGGTATACTCTGTTAACAAGTCCAATCCGCAATGCTTCATCCATAGTGATAAACATTCCAGTTAGCATTATCTCCAGTGCTTTTGCATTTCCTAATAGCCTGGCACTACGTTGTGTGCCTCCAAATGCGGGGATTATTCCCAGCATAATCTCGGGTAAGCCCATCTGCACATTTGTGGCTGCTATACGCATGTGGCATGCTAATGCTATCTCCATACCACCACCAAGGCACAATCCATTTATAAGTGCAATAACAGGTTTAGGCGATAGTTCACATAAAGAAACTATTGCCTGTGCCCTGCTTGTTATCTCCACTCCTTTTTCATAGGTATCCACTTCCTTAACTGCATTGACATCAGCACCAACAACAAATGTAGAACCTTTGCCCGTTAACACAATGACGTGAACACCATTATCCTGCATCAGTTGTTTCATAACACTTTCAAACTGTTCCATAGTTTCCGTATCAAGTGCATTCAACGGTGGATTATCAAAATACACAACTGCCACGTTTTCTTTTTCCATCTGATAGTAACATTTATTACCCATACAAATAACCTCTAATGGTAAATGAATGCAAAACGGATTGTTAGTACACCCCTGCAGGAGTTGACCCGGCAGGGATGTACTATTACAATAACTATCGCTTACGCAAACCCATAATTTCACGTGCTTCATCAGGTGTAGCAGGTTCTCTGCCTAAGGATTCAGCTATACGTACTGCCCATTCAACCTGCTCATAGCTTCCCTTAGCCAATTCA contains:
- a CDS encoding enoyl-CoA hydratase-related protein, with the translated sequence MGNKCYYQMEKENVAVVYFDNPPLNALDTETMEQFESVMKQLMQDNGVHVIVLTGKGSTFVVGADVNAVKEVDTYEKGVEITSRAQAIVSLCELSPKPVIALINGLCLGGGMEIALACHMRIAATNVQMGLPEIMLGIIPAFGGTQRSARLLGNAKALEIMLTGMFITMDEALRIGLVNRVYPAETLMEEGLKIASSIAKKGQVAVRAIVEAVMKGSKLSLEEGLKLESTLFGKIAETHDKKEGIEAFLEKRKPQFKHC
- a CDS encoding long-chain fatty acid--CoA ligase, whose amino-acid sequence is MEEKTINQVFENRAKKYGPRIAIEKKLKGRWESASWEDYYKRAAYVGLALYDMGLKKGDRVSLLSENRLEWLYTDMGVLGAGGCIVPIYPTLIDEEVEYIVSHSESKFMVVENNLQLKKGLYTAKRYPGLQKIIVIDMEGVGANPLVMSFAELLESGKKLYDANPGKFKELADAVTQDDLATIVYTSGTTGVPKGAMITHKNIMAVVMALHKIEPHYAYDTDQTVPFLPLSHVFERIAGHFYGMYVGITASYAESLDTILQDIQEKRPTVVLAVPRVLEKVYQRIISQVQEQSPFKQKVFYWGQKVGNKISTLREQKKKPGLLLKLKYKIAYAIIFKKLQNALGGRVRWMTASGAPTAREIILFFNSAGIMVIEGYGMTECCAPATMSNIADYRIGTVGRPLPGVDIKIADDGEILIKGDNVFKGYWKMPEETKESFTPDGYFMSGDIGVFDDAGFLMITDRKKDLIITSGGKNVAPQKIENLIKSDPLFTQAIVIGDKRKYLTALVNISQEQAEHVAREKGISFTSFNDLLENEQFQKIVEEHIEKCNQKLARYETVKKVGIIRSEFSKETGELTATLKVKRKVVQEKYKPIIDSLYEEDAKTVQVA